In one Alnus glutinosa chromosome 14, dhAlnGlut1.1, whole genome shotgun sequence genomic region, the following are encoded:
- the LOC133857923 gene encoding zinc finger A20 and AN1 domain-containing stress-associated protein 9-like, translating into MEQESQKKKVDEMGREPSNAPILCVNSCGFFGCASTNNLCSKCYKDSVLTQANENIVVEVKKVSDEQNVEDKAEVEGVEEVNENRVEEGAPSGNPEKRPANRCSFCRKRVGLTGFKCRCELTFCSLHRYSDKHNCMFDYKSAAQDEIAKANPVVKADKVEKI; encoded by the coding sequence ATGGAGCAAGAATCACAAAAAAAGAAGGTTGATGAGATGGGCCGCGAGCCCTCGAATGCGCCGATTCTTTGCGTGAATAGTTGCGGATTCTTTGGGTGCGCAAGCACTAATAATCTTTGCTCCAAATGCTACAAAGACTCTGTATTAACACAAGCAAATGAAAATATAGTTGTAGAAGTGAAGAAAGTGAGTGATGAACAAAATGTGGAGGATAAGGCTGAGGTTGAAGGAGTTGAGGAAGTGAATGAGAATCGAGTTGAGGAAGGGGCTCCTTCAGGGAATCCTGAGAAACGACCCGCTAATCGTTGCAGCTTCTGCAGGAAGCGGGTTGGGCTGACGGGGTTCAAGTGTAGGTGCGAGCTGACGTTTTGCTCACTGCATCGCTACTCCGACAAGCACAACTGCATGTTCGATTACAAGAGCGCAGCACAGGATGAGATTGCGAAGGCAAACCCGGTCGTGAAGGCCGACAAGGTTGAGAAGATATGA